The following are from one region of the Natronosporangium hydrolyticum genome:
- a CDS encoding MFS transporter: MSASGTDPTLRAGRREWLGLGMLALPALLVSMDLTILHLAAPAISADLQPTAAQLLWIIDIYGFLIAGFLITMGTLGDRIGRRRLLLIGAAGFGIASVIAAFSVNAEMLIVARALLGIAGATLAPSTVALIRNMFHDPGQRATAISIWFMAFMTGSAIGPLIGGGLLEMFWWGSTLLVGVPVMVLLVLLGPVLLPEYRAPAPGRMDLTGAVTALIAILSVTYGLKRAAEDGFTMLPVLAMLFGGLVGVMFIQRQRTAAAPLLDLSLFRLRTVSVSVVALTLGAVAVGGIGYLTVQYLQMVAGRSPIMAGLLMVPPLLTGIVTTLLSPVVAKQMRPGVKITLGLAIAAVGLLLVSRAEDGSGVGWVVAGLVLLFGGIMPVLALGVTIVITAAPPERAGAASAITETAQELGIALGIAFLGSITATIYRQQMTDLFPSSQVPTEAEEAASATLGGATGVADQLAPGMLQTAAQAFTDGLQLAAIVASMILAAVAITAGVLLRRTQIPSDSPHP, encoded by the coding sequence ATGAGCGCATCGGGCACCGATCCTACGCTACGGGCGGGGCGTAGGGAGTGGCTCGGCTTGGGCATGTTGGCGCTGCCCGCGCTGCTCGTGTCGATGGATCTGACGATCCTCCACCTAGCCGCGCCCGCGATCAGCGCTGACCTTCAGCCCACCGCCGCACAGCTGCTCTGGATCATCGACATCTACGGCTTCCTGATCGCCGGCTTCCTGATCACCATGGGCACTCTCGGCGACCGGATCGGCCGACGCCGACTGCTGTTGATCGGCGCGGCCGGATTCGGCATCGCATCCGTGATCGCCGCGTTCTCGGTCAACGCCGAGATGCTGATCGTCGCGCGGGCCCTGCTCGGCATCGCCGGTGCGACCCTCGCTCCGTCGACCGTGGCCCTGATCAGAAATATGTTCCACGACCCGGGACAACGGGCGACCGCGATCTCGATCTGGTTCATGGCCTTCATGACCGGCTCGGCGATCGGACCACTGATCGGCGGCGGGCTCCTGGAGATGTTCTGGTGGGGCTCGACCCTTCTGGTCGGTGTGCCCGTAATGGTGCTGCTGGTGCTGCTCGGTCCCGTGCTCCTCCCCGAGTACCGTGCCCCCGCGCCGGGCCGGATGGATCTGACCGGCGCGGTCACCGCGTTGATCGCGATCCTCAGCGTGACCTACGGGCTGAAGCGAGCAGCCGAGGACGGGTTCACCATGCTGCCGGTCCTGGCGATGCTGTTCGGCGGGCTCGTCGGCGTGATGTTCATACAACGGCAGCGAACGGCCGCCGCGCCGTTGCTCGATCTCAGCTTGTTCCGGCTGCGGACCGTGAGCGTCTCGGTGGTGGCGCTGACGCTCGGCGCGGTGGCGGTCGGCGGCATCGGCTACCTGACCGTACAGTACCTCCAGATGGTCGCGGGCCGGTCGCCGATCATGGCGGGTCTGTTGATGGTGCCGCCGCTGCTGACCGGGATCGTGACGACCCTGCTCAGCCCGGTCGTCGCCAAACAGATGCGGCCAGGGGTCAAGATCACCCTTGGGTTGGCGATCGCGGCGGTCGGGCTTCTGCTGGTGAGCCGAGCCGAAGACGGCTCCGGCGTCGGTTGGGTGGTGGCGGGACTCGTTCTCCTCTTCGGTGGCATCATGCCGGTCCTGGCGCTCGGGGTAACAATCGTGATCACCGCTGCGCCGCCGGAGCGAGCCGGCGCCGCCTCGGCGATCACCGAGACCGCGCAGGAACTCGGCATCGCACTCGGCATCGCGTTTCTCGGCAGCATTACCGCGACCATCTACCGCCAGCAGATGACCGACCTGTTCCCCTCTTCCCAGGTCCCGACCGAGGCCGAGGAGGCCGCGAGCGCGACGCTCGGCGGCGCGACCGGGGTCGCCGACCAGCTCGCTCCGGGCATGCTGCAGACCGCGGCACAGGCGTTCACCGACGGACTCCAGCTAGCGGCGATCGTCGCCTCGATGATCTTGGCTGCGGTCGCGATCACCGCTGGGGTGCTCCTCCGCCGGACTCAGATACCGAGTGACAGCCCACATCCGTAA
- a CDS encoding ferredoxin gives MHIIVDRDRCEGHGVCEAAAPELFQLDDEGDLVFTREGQPIPKELREPAINSVLTCPVAALKMED, from the coding sequence ATGCACATTATTGTCGATCGCGACCGGTGCGAAGGGCACGGCGTCTGCGAAGCCGCCGCCCCGGAATTGTTCCAGCTCGACGACGAGGGCGACCTGGTGTTTACGCGGGAGGGTCAGCCGATCCCGAAGGAGCTACGGGAGCCGGCCATCAACTCCGTCCTCACCTGCCCGGTAGCCGCGTTGAAGATGGAGGACTGA
- a CDS encoding ester cyclase — protein sequence MSHEENLATLERSIELINSGAVDAGVAALFAADAVDHDPAPGQGPGRDGLLDFFRNLRTAFPDLRMERRHLTANGSHVSMAFTVSGTHIGDFNGVPPTGRTFQANGVEIFRFSDGQVVERWGLTDDMGILSQLGLVSLPH from the coding sequence ATGTCGCACGAGGAGAACCTGGCGACCCTAGAGCGCTCGATCGAGCTGATCAACTCTGGCGCGGTCGACGCCGGAGTCGCCGCGCTCTTCGCCGCAGACGCCGTCGATCATGATCCTGCCCCCGGTCAGGGCCCCGGCCGGGACGGCCTACTCGACTTCTTCCGAAACCTCCGCACCGCCTTTCCCGACCTGCGAATGGAGCGTCGGCATCTGACCGCCAACGGCTCGCATGTGTCGATGGCGTTCACGGTCTCCGGCACCCACATCGGGGATTTCAACGGGGTCCCGCCCACCGGCCGCACGTTCCAGGCCAACGGGGTGGAGATCTTCCGGTTCAGCGACGGCCAGGTCGTCGAACGGTGGGGGCTCACCGACGACATGGGGATCCTGAGCCAGCTCGGCCTTGTCTCGCTGCCGCACTAG
- a CDS encoding NAD(P)/FAD-dependent oxidoreductase encodes MKDSKLVVVGASLAGLRTVEAARLAGHRGAITLVGAEPHLPYDRPPLSKDFLSGMVEPPYFRGVESLRTELGVDLQLGAPATALDLAAGTVTVGGDLLRYDGLVLATGARARPLPAAGRHAGVHTLRTLDDAWRLRRALVPGAQAVIVGAGCIGIEVAYAAIRRGARPVVVEAEPVPMSRAVGAELGAALAGVIRGHGINLRCGVTVESFGGTDRLRSVRLSDGTELPADLLIVGIGAAPETGWLADSGLTIDDGVVCDEALNAGAPGVYAAGDIARWFNPVFAAPMRLENWTTAAEQAALAARNAVDPAAARPCRLVPYLWSDWGTDRLQFVGLPDAEEVAMVVGAPEAGRFLAMYRRGARVIGGLGLNHRRAILQLRTAIANGAGWAASVREIRERWG; translated from the coding sequence GTGAAAGACTCAAAGCTCGTCGTTGTTGGCGCCTCGCTAGCCGGTCTGCGGACCGTCGAGGCAGCGCGACTGGCCGGCCACCGCGGCGCGATCACACTAGTCGGCGCCGAACCACATCTACCTTACGACCGGCCGCCCTTGTCGAAGGACTTTCTGTCGGGAATGGTCGAGCCGCCGTACTTCCGGGGTGTGGAGTCGCTGCGGACCGAACTCGGTGTGGACCTGCAGCTCGGTGCCCCGGCCACCGCGCTCGACCTCGCCGCGGGCACGGTAACCGTAGGCGGGGACCTGCTCAGGTACGACGGCCTGGTGTTGGCTACCGGGGCCCGGGCGCGACCGCTCCCCGCAGCCGGGCGGCACGCCGGAGTGCACACCCTACGCACCCTCGACGACGCGTGGCGGCTCCGGCGCGCGCTGGTGCCGGGAGCCCAGGCGGTGATCGTCGGCGCCGGCTGTATCGGCATCGAAGTGGCGTACGCCGCCATCCGGCGCGGCGCCCGGCCAGTCGTCGTCGAGGCCGAGCCCGTCCCGATGAGCCGGGCGGTCGGCGCCGAACTCGGGGCTGCGCTCGCCGGAGTGATCCGAGGCCACGGGATCAACCTGCGGTGCGGGGTCACCGTCGAGTCGTTCGGCGGTACCGACCGGCTTCGCTCAGTGCGGCTCTCCGACGGCACCGAGCTACCGGCTGACCTGCTCATAGTCGGGATCGGAGCGGCGCCGGAGACAGGTTGGCTCGCCGACTCCGGGTTGACCATCGACGATGGTGTGGTGTGCGACGAGGCGTTGAACGCCGGCGCTCCGGGGGTGTATGCAGCGGGTGACATCGCACGCTGGTTCAACCCGGTCTTCGCCGCACCGATGCGGCTGGAGAACTGGACCACCGCGGCCGAGCAGGCGGCGCTGGCCGCCCGCAACGCGGTCGATCCCGCCGCTGCTCGTCCGTGCCGCCTCGTTCCGTACCTCTGGTCGGACTGGGGCACGGACCGTCTCCAGTTCGTCGGGCTGCCCGATGCCGAGGAGGTAGCTATGGTGGTCGGCGCTCCCGAGGCTGGCCGGTTCCTGGCGATGTACCGGCGGGGCGCCCGGGTGATCGGCGGGCTCGGCCTCAACCACCGCCGGGCGATCCTGCAGCTGCGGACCGCGATCGCGAACGGCGCGGGCTGGGCCGCCAGCGTCCGGGAGATCCGGGAACGCTGGGGCTAG
- a CDS encoding cytochrome P450 produces the protein MTITDIPVFDVDLYSDESVLDPYENYRRLRELGSAVWLSKYEVWAMGRHADVYTALHDHETFSSAAGVGLSDELNRVMAGGTIASDPPEHDRIRRVIGRQLTPKALRQHQDHVQRRATELVEHLVERGSFDAVADLAQKFPVSMVPDLLGWPEDKTDNLLAWAAAGFNALGPMNERTVAGFPTLQNLWEFLAELSNSRDLRPGSWGANLAAAVDAGEVEADRLPTLLGDFLVPSLDTTVSALASAMWLFGTNPEQWQRVRSDPSAIPDAFNEVVRIETPARGFCRLVTTDYEVADGVTLTAGSRIFLLYASANRDERVFKNPDTFDVRRPNVASHLAFGHGIHGCVGQGLARLEAHALMKALAARVSRIEVGEAGWRAHNTIRGLASLPTTLHT, from the coding sequence GTGACTATCACCGACATTCCCGTCTTTGACGTCGATCTCTATTCAGACGAATCCGTGCTCGACCCCTACGAGAACTACCGAAGGCTTCGAGAGCTCGGCTCCGCGGTCTGGCTCAGCAAGTACGAGGTGTGGGCGATGGGCCGCCACGCCGACGTCTACACGGCGCTGCACGATCACGAGACCTTCTCCTCCGCGGCCGGGGTCGGCCTCAGTGACGAACTAAACCGGGTCATGGCGGGCGGCACGATCGCCAGTGACCCGCCCGAGCATGACCGGATCCGGCGGGTCATCGGCCGGCAGCTCACCCCGAAAGCGCTGCGACAACACCAAGATCATGTACAGCGACGGGCGACCGAGCTCGTCGAGCACCTAGTCGAGCGCGGGTCGTTCGACGCGGTCGCCGACCTCGCCCAGAAATTCCCGGTCTCGATGGTTCCGGATCTGCTCGGCTGGCCGGAGGACAAGACCGACAACCTGCTGGCATGGGCGGCGGCCGGGTTCAACGCCCTCGGCCCCATGAATGAACGGACCGTGGCAGGCTTCCCGACTCTACAGAATCTCTGGGAGTTCCTCGCCGAACTCTCCAACTCCCGCGACCTCCGTCCCGGCAGTTGGGGTGCGAATCTGGCGGCGGCGGTGGACGCCGGGGAGGTCGAGGCGGATCGACTACCCACGCTGCTCGGCGATTTCCTCGTGCCCTCCCTCGACACCACCGTCAGCGCACTCGCGAGCGCCATGTGGTTGTTCGGCACTAATCCAGAGCAGTGGCAGCGGGTACGAAGCGACCCGTCGGCCATCCCGGACGCGTTCAATGAGGTGGTCCGTATCGAGACCCCGGCGCGCGGTTTCTGTCGGCTCGTCACCACCGACTACGAGGTCGCGGACGGCGTAACGCTTACGGCCGGATCAAGGATATTCCTGCTCTACGCCTCGGCCAACCGGGACGAGCGGGTCTTCAAGAATCCGGACACATTCGACGTACGTCGCCCCAACGTGGCCAGTCACCTAGCCTTCGGTCATGGCATACACGGGTGCGTCGGTCAGGGGCTAGCCCGGCTGGAGGCGCACGCCCTGATGAAGGCGCTCGCCGCCCGGGTGTCCCGGATCGAGGTTGGCGAGGCCGGATGGCGTGCCCACAACACCATTCGCGGCCTGGCCTCTCTACCGACGACCCTGCACACCTAA
- a CDS encoding aminotransferase class III-fold pyridoxal phosphate-dependent enzyme: MSETELRSVFRPASSATIELIARQHQEQRCALLMASNYVNPAAAKLGYLLDQLVPVESTGPRVSYLLSSGLEALATVIKLARHTAVQAGRDTGGWVLLLDPRERYQRLMDPVGAGVDSALIPHVVSAATADDARRRYPGYPFTAVIVVRDSDHRLDDPSLTDLLRECRQAHGLVALCCIDQELSGAIFDDPIGADVMVFGEPLADRQVPFGAITMSAAAHRIWRDRVNCFAHTSTYGGNALCAELVLDRLDHAGFVADHHRDVMAEIESDPATTLEYWGRHINPNVAEMAAVFHLNVDVRRAAGGRLVTGDGRDVIDCAGGFGSNLRGHNPPDLVPRVLRSHDPAHDYFADLEQELVRLTGLGRAFPAVSGAIANHVAVEVAALAQPQRRTVVTFKGNYGGKTLFSLNLSKYGPQKTESVAEAFRPYYSDLVYLDPFAPDAAAQFEQIVREREVALVWFEYIQGATCAPIPEPLINAIDRLRDEGGYLVGVDEVLTGGWRSSPNYLAHPATMRTADIVTLGKTISDMTMPAAAVVVSDQVYERAYHTAPEQVAELAVRHRHNLGAHISWHALRTLVDGGLEPHQQAYAELRTCLDDICRRSKVLGEVVGSAAHLRLTMGHRLLSFSHGSAPGTLLTLALSDLIFQRGGVYMPLLAIRHRVAADPADLRELAARIDTAVRDITPGMIYRYALGCLLGQKLPWLGRLLRGKAARPQPQLAGASAVGAAETPTTRRRLS; the protein is encoded by the coding sequence GTGTCCGAGACCGAACTGCGGTCGGTATTCCGACCCGCGTCGTCGGCGACCATTGAGCTGATCGCTCGCCAGCACCAGGAGCAGCGCTGCGCTCTGCTGATGGCGAGCAACTACGTCAACCCAGCCGCAGCCAAACTGGGCTACCTGCTCGACCAGCTGGTGCCGGTCGAGTCGACCGGGCCACGAGTATCCTACCTGCTCAGCTCCGGGCTGGAAGCGCTCGCTACGGTGATCAAGCTCGCCCGGCACACGGCGGTCCAAGCTGGCCGGGACACCGGGGGGTGGGTGCTGCTGCTCGACCCGCGCGAGCGCTACCAACGGTTGATGGACCCGGTCGGCGCCGGCGTAGACTCCGCGCTGATCCCCCACGTGGTCAGCGCTGCCACCGCTGACGATGCTCGGCGGCGTTACCCCGGCTACCCTTTCACCGCCGTAATCGTGGTGCGCGACAGCGACCACCGGCTCGACGACCCCTCCCTCACCGACCTGCTACGGGAGTGTCGGCAAGCACATGGTCTGGTCGCGCTCTGCTGCATCGACCAGGAGCTCTCCGGCGCGATCTTCGACGACCCGATCGGTGCGGACGTCATGGTGTTCGGCGAGCCGCTGGCCGACCGGCAGGTACCTTTCGGCGCGATCACAATGTCCGCCGCCGCCCACCGGATCTGGCGCGACCGGGTCAACTGTTTCGCGCATACCTCGACCTATGGGGGCAATGCCCTGTGCGCGGAGCTGGTGTTGGACCGGCTGGACCACGCCGGGTTCGTGGCCGACCACCACCGGGATGTGATGGCCGAGATCGAGTCGGACCCCGCGACCACACTCGAGTACTGGGGGCGGCACATCAACCCGAACGTCGCGGAGATGGCCGCGGTCTTTCATCTCAACGTCGACGTTCGCCGCGCGGCCGGCGGCCGGTTGGTTACTGGCGATGGACGGGACGTCATCGACTGCGCCGGCGGCTTCGGCAGCAACCTCCGCGGGCACAACCCGCCCGACCTGGTCCCGCGTGTGCTGCGCAGTCACGATCCGGCCCATGACTACTTCGCCGATCTGGAGCAGGAGTTGGTTCGGCTGACCGGCCTCGGCCGGGCCTTTCCCGCGGTCAGCGGAGCCATCGCCAACCACGTCGCGGTCGAGGTGGCCGCACTGGCGCAGCCGCAGCGCCGCACGGTCGTGACCTTCAAAGGGAACTACGGCGGCAAGACCCTGTTCTCACTCAACCTTAGTAAGTACGGGCCGCAGAAGACCGAGTCGGTGGCTGAGGCGTTCCGCCCGTACTACTCCGACCTCGTCTACTTAGACCCGTTCGCACCAGACGCCGCGGCGCAGTTCGAACAGATCGTGCGGGAGCGCGAGGTCGCGCTGGTGTGGTTCGAGTACATCCAGGGCGCCACCTGCGCTCCGATCCCCGAGCCGCTGATCAACGCGATCGACCGGCTGCGGGACGAGGGCGGCTATCTGGTCGGCGTCGACGAGGTCCTCACCGGCGGTTGGCGCAGCAGCCCGAACTACCTCGCCCATCCCGCAACGATGCGGACCGCAGACATCGTCACCCTCGGCAAGACCATCAGCGACATGACCATGCCCGCCGCGGCCGTGGTCGTCTCCGACCAGGTTTACGAACGCGCCTACCACACCGCCCCAGAGCAGGTTGCAGAGCTTGCGGTTCGACACCGGCACAACCTCGGTGCCCACATCTCCTGGCACGCGCTGAGGACGCTCGTCGACGGCGGTCTCGAGCCGCATCAGCAGGCGTACGCAGAGCTACGCACCTGCCTGGACGACATCTGCCGCCGTTCCAAGGTGTTGGGCGAGGTCGTCGGCTCGGCCGCGCACCTGCGACTCACCATGGGCCACCGCCTGTTGTCCTTCTCGCACGGGTCGGCGCCGGGGACGCTGTTGACGCTGGCACTCTCCGATCTGATTTTCCAACGGGGCGGCGTCTACATGCCCCTGTTGGCGATTCGACACCGGGTCGCCGCCGACCCCGCTGACCTCCGCGAGTTGGCGGCGCGGATCGACACCGCGGTCCGGGACATCACCCCCGGCATGATCTACCGGTACGCGCTCGGCTGCCTGCTCGGGCAGAAGCTGCCCTGGTTGGGCCGGCTCCTGCGCGGAAAGGCGGCTCGGCCGCAGCCGCAGCTTGCCGGGGCATCCGCCGTCGGCGCGGCCGAAACCCCAACCACGAGGAGGAGACTGTCGTGA
- a CDS encoding acetylserotonin O-methyltransferase: protein MTQVDGEQASPAFRLLTLATASWMASAVSAAAELGVADQLAAGPRPVAELAEALGTHPPSLYRLLRAGSDIGLFEERVGQEFALTELGEALRSDSPSSLRNFARWVALPADRHTWDGLVQSVRSGRPAFVDVHGEEVWEHFRQRPEVAEIFDRAMDELSRQVIAPAIDAYDFAGVRRIVDVGGGHGALLAQVLTAAPQAYGVLFDQPEVIEGAGQPLIEAAVRDRSELVAGDFFVDVPGDGDAYLLSNIIHDWDDEPARQILANCRDAMAPDGRVLLVEAVLPDDAAAALTVKLMDLDMLVISGGRQRTGAQLDALCQQSGLKLDRIVGGGLCSIVEATRA from the coding sequence GTGACGCAGGTCGACGGCGAGCAGGCCTCGCCAGCGTTCCGGTTGCTGACCCTAGCTACGGCGAGTTGGATGGCGTCCGCGGTGAGCGCCGCCGCTGAGCTCGGGGTGGCGGATCAGCTCGCCGCCGGTCCTCGGCCGGTAGCGGAGCTCGCCGAGGCGTTGGGAACCCACCCACCGAGCCTGTACCGGCTGCTGCGGGCGGGTTCGGACATTGGGTTGTTCGAGGAGCGGGTCGGGCAGGAGTTCGCGCTCACCGAGCTCGGCGAGGCCCTCCGAAGCGATTCACCGAGTTCGCTGCGAAACTTCGCCCGGTGGGTGGCGCTACCGGCCGACCGGCATACCTGGGACGGCCTGGTGCAGTCGGTCCGGTCCGGCCGGCCGGCGTTCGTTGACGTACACGGCGAAGAGGTGTGGGAGCATTTCCGGCAACGGCCGGAGGTCGCGGAGATCTTCGACCGTGCGATGGACGAGCTCTCCCGGCAGGTCATCGCGCCCGCGATCGATGCCTACGACTTTGCGGGGGTCCGCCGGATCGTGGATGTCGGTGGCGGGCACGGGGCGTTGCTGGCGCAGGTCCTCACCGCGGCGCCCCAGGCCTACGGCGTTCTGTTCGATCAGCCTGAGGTGATCGAAGGCGCTGGCCAGCCGCTCATCGAGGCCGCCGTACGTGACCGCAGCGAGCTGGTCGCCGGCGACTTCTTCGTGGACGTACCGGGCGACGGCGACGCCTACCTGCTGTCGAACATCATTCACGACTGGGACGACGAACCAGCCCGACAGATCCTCGCGAACTGCCGGGACGCGATGGCTCCGGACGGCCGCGTACTGCTGGTCGAGGCGGTCCTACCGGACGACGCCGCCGCCGCGCTGACCGTGAAGTTGATGGACCTCGACATGCTCGTCATCAGCGGCGGGCGCCAGCGCACCGGGGCGCAGCTCGACGCGCTGTGCCAGCAGTCCGGCTTGAAGCTCGACCGCATCGTCGGCGGCGGGCTGTGCAGCATCGTCGAGGCGACCCGCGCGTAG
- a CDS encoding aldo/keto reductase: MRTVTLGSAGPVVPLQGLGCMRLTGAHPSADAAVKVIHRALDLGVTLLDTADLYGGGSNERLLAQALRGRREEALLCTKFGVVRTPDGLGVRGDAGYVHAAVDASLARLGVDVIDVYYLHDRDRTVPIEETVGAMAELVTAGKVRHLGLSNVAEDDIRAAHRVHPIAAVQAEWSLVGRSVEEVVPTCRALGIGVVAYCPQGAGGLNLDRPPPPRPPHIAGASATLAEVVRAVAEDRRVSPGQVALAWVQQRAEVWELPVVPIPGTSRTAHLEQNVAAVDLRLDPAELTALDGASQPG, from the coding sequence ATGAGGACGGTAACCTTGGGCTCGGCTGGTCCGGTCGTGCCGTTGCAAGGGCTCGGATGTATGCGGCTGACCGGAGCGCATCCGTCGGCTGACGCCGCCGTAAAGGTGATCCATCGCGCGCTCGATCTCGGGGTGACGTTGCTTGACACCGCTGACCTCTACGGCGGGGGAAGCAACGAGCGACTACTCGCCCAGGCGCTCCGCGGGCGCCGGGAGGAAGCACTACTGTGCACCAAGTTCGGGGTGGTACGGACCCCCGACGGTCTCGGGGTGCGAGGGGATGCCGGCTATGTCCACGCCGCCGTCGATGCCAGCCTGGCCCGCCTCGGCGTCGACGTGATCGACGTGTACTACCTTCACGATCGAGACAGGACGGTGCCGATCGAGGAGACGGTCGGCGCGATGGCGGAGCTGGTCACCGCCGGCAAGGTCCGCCATCTCGGGCTATCCAACGTGGCCGAGGACGACATTCGGGCGGCGCACCGGGTCCACCCGATCGCGGCGGTGCAGGCGGAGTGGTCGCTGGTCGGCCGGAGTGTCGAGGAGGTCGTGCCGACCTGCCGCGCCCTGGGGATCGGCGTGGTCGCCTACTGCCCACAGGGTGCGGGCGGCCTCAACCTCGACCGTCCGCCGCCGCCCCGCCCGCCGCACATCGCCGGTGCCTCGGCAACGCTCGCCGAGGTGGTCCGGGCCGTCGCCGAAGACCGTCGAGTCAGCCCGGGCCAGGTCGCCCTGGCCTGGGTCCAGCAGCGCGCGGAGGTGTGGGAGCTGCCGGTTGTGCCGATCCCGGGCACCAGCCGTACCGCACACCTTGAGCAGAACGTCGCGGCGGTCGATCTCCGGTTGGACCCAGCGGAGCTGACCGCCCTCGACGGAGCCAGCCAGCCCGGGTGA
- a CDS encoding helix-turn-helix transcriptional regulator gives MVRGELGAFLRSRREAVTPAQVGLPANPGRRTPGLRRAELATLAGVSVEYLTRIEQGRDTHPSARVLSALATALRLGAEDAEHLHRLAAVTSGIEVGPRIHEVTRTVRPSVRELLAQLEPAPCFVVNHLGDLLVWTDGYRALMGPSGILDAAHPNVLWFTFVDPRARAVYLDWELVADEHVADLNELRWSDPAVRAFAEELTGAAGQSFSDRWQRRPLGSRRTGTRELRHPEIGTVRLAFETLQLSDPDLRLVVLLPADDDSRDALAKLQPGSGQT, from the coding sequence ATGGTTAGGGGAGAGCTCGGCGCGTTTCTCCGCAGTCGTCGGGAGGCGGTGACGCCGGCCCAGGTCGGACTGCCCGCCAACCCCGGGCGTCGCACGCCGGGCCTGCGCCGCGCGGAGCTCGCCACTCTCGCCGGGGTGAGCGTGGAGTACCTGACCCGCATCGAGCAGGGACGGGATACCCATCCCTCGGCCAGGGTCCTCTCCGCCCTGGCCACCGCGTTGCGGCTAGGCGCGGAGGATGCCGAGCACCTGCACCGGCTGGCCGCGGTCACCTCTGGGATTGAGGTCGGCCCACGGATCCACGAGGTCACCCGGACGGTCCGGCCCTCGGTGCGAGAGCTGCTGGCGCAGCTGGAGCCCGCGCCGTGCTTCGTCGTCAACCACCTGGGTGATCTGCTGGTGTGGACCGACGGCTACCGGGCGCTGATGGGGCCGTCCGGGATCCTGGACGCGGCACACCCGAACGTGCTGTGGTTCACGTTCGTCGATCCCCGGGCTCGGGCCGTCTACCTTGACTGGGAGCTGGTCGCCGACGAGCACGTCGCCGACCTGAACGAACTTCGCTGGAGCGACCCCGCGGTACGGGCATTCGCCGAGGAGTTGACCGGGGCAGCCGGGCAGTCGTTCAGCGACCGTTGGCAGCGGCGCCCGTTGGGCAGCCGGCGTACTGGTACCCGCGAGCTGCGCCACCCGGAGATCGGCACGGTGCGGTTGGCCTTTGAGACGCTGCAATTGTCCGATCCCGACCTTCGCTTGGTCGTCCTGTTGCCGGCTGATGATGACAGCCGCGACGCTTTGGCGAAGCTGCAGCCAGGATCCGGTCAGACCTAG
- a CDS encoding antibiotic biosynthesis monooxygenase family protein yields the protein MPIIQAHDGFLTVFNMFTCETLAGQDTIVEEMKQIVDNAAYPGWISSTVHAGCDSPGTANYIQWRSLADLEARYAGADYQNATVPLFQRISTSVALLKTEVVFSQHHPDLDQIEISPLRDDYTVIIVMDVEPANQPALVDALGRPDHWLMEVAGYRSHAICRGIDGTFLILYAQWENKQHYDAFHHLPEHRRPAEVRQVRAFADTVITGRRANTYRVVHSRSAAAVNRAN from the coding sequence ATGCCGATCATCCAGGCGCACGACGGCTTTCTCACCGTCTTCAATATGTTTACCTGCGAGACGCTCGCCGGCCAGGACACGATCGTCGAGGAGATGAAGCAGATCGTCGACAACGCGGCCTATCCTGGATGGATCTCGTCGACGGTGCACGCGGGGTGCGACAGCCCGGGGACCGCCAACTACATCCAATGGCGGAGCCTCGCCGATCTCGAGGCAAGGTACGCGGGCGCGGATTATCAGAACGCCACGGTGCCGCTGTTTCAGCGGATATCTACCTCGGTCGCGCTCCTCAAGACCGAGGTGGTCTTCTCCCAACACCACCCCGACCTCGATCAGATCGAGATCTCCCCGCTGCGGGACGACTACACAGTGATCATTGTGATGGATGTCGAGCCGGCGAACCAGCCGGCCCTGGTCGACGCGCTTGGACGGCCCGACCACTGGCTGATGGAGGTGGCTGGCTACCGCTCGCACGCGATCTGCCGGGGTATCGACGGGACCTTCCTCATCCTCTACGCCCAGTGGGAGAACAAGCAGCACTACGACGCCTTCCACCACCTGCCCGAACATCGACGGCCCGCCGAGGTGCGGCAGGTGCGGGCATTCGCCGACACGGTCATCACCGGCCGCCGGGCCAACACCTACCGGGTGGTTCATAGCCGCTCGGCCGCCGCAGTGAACCGAGCCAACTGA